GTGGAGCGTGGACCGCCCCGTGCGACAGGTACAGGAAGAACGGCTGGTCGGGCCGGGCCGCCTTCTGCTCGCGCACCATCCCGATGGCCTCGTTGGTGATGTCGTCGGTGAAGTAGTAGTCGTCGGGGTACTGGTCGGTGCGAACCACGCTGTTGTCGCGGATCAGCCGGTGGGGGTGGTGGAAGTTGGTGAACCCGTCGAGGAAACCGTAGTAGTGGTCGAAGCCCCGCTGGAGCGGCCACGAGTGCCGGGGGCCCACCAGGTTGGAGTCTTTGCACAGGTGCCACTTGCCCACCATGAAGGTGGCGTAGCCCCCCGCCCGCAGTATCTCAGCCACCGTGGCGCAGTGCTCGGTGAGCTCGGCGGTGTAGCCGGGATAGCCGGGGTCGGAGTGGCACACGTGGCCCACCCCCACGTCGTGGTGGTTGAGCCCGGTGAGCAGCGACGCCCGGGTGGGCGAGCACATGGGATTGACGTGGAAGTTCAGGTAGCGCAGCCCTTCGGCCGCCATCTGGTCGATGTGGGGGGTGTCGATCTCCGAGCCGTAGCACCCCAAGTCGGCGAAGCCCAGATCGTCCAACAGCACCACCACGATGTTGGGCGCCCCTTCTGGTGCCCGCACCGCCTCGGGCCACCACGGGTCTGACCCCGCCACCGTGCGCCCTGCTCGCCCCTCCCACCCCTGGTAGGGCTCAGGTCGTGCGGTCTCCTGGCTCATCGGTTTCTCCTCAATCCATCGAGAAGTCGGGGTTGAGGGTGATGACCCAGAACATGGCGCCGGCGTCGTCCACAAGCTGCGCCATTCGCCCCGGCGGAGTGTCCATGGGCGGCACAACCACATGGCCTCCCAGCTCTTGGCACTGGGCCGCGGTGGCGTCGCAGTCGTCCACTGCGAAGTACACCGCCCAATGGGCGGGAATTAGCGGCGCGGGCAGCGGGCCGGCGCTGGCGATCATCTCGCCGTTGTGCCTGATGCCCACCGAACCGTCCATATCGAGGGGCACCGGGGTCCAGCCCAGCATCTCGGAGTAGAACGCCAGGGCCTTGTCCACATCAGAAGTGAGGAGCTGGTTCCAGCACAGCGTGCCGTGCTCGCTCTTGAGCTCGGCGCCATCTTGGCCGATCGCCTCCCACAGCATCACCACGGCGCCGGTGGGGTCGGCCACCACCACCATTCTCCCCGCACCCGCCGGCTCCATCACCGGTCCCATCGGCGTGCCCCCCGCGGGGGCAACCTTGGCTAGGGCCTCATCAGCGTTGTCCACCGAGATGTAGGTCTCCCACACGTTGGGGATCCCCATCTCGCACATCTCCTGGGGCTTTTCCAGCAGCCCCAGCACCGGCCTTTCGTCCTTCAGCCCCAGGGTGTAGACCACCTGCGATCCGTCGTGCTCATCGCGAAAGGTCAGCCCGAAGAGCGACGAATAGAACGCCTTGGCCTTGTCAGGCTCCTCGGTACACAAGTCAACCCAGCTGAAGTCTCCATGGACGTAGCCGTCTACCTCGGGCATGGTCGCTCTCCCTTCTCAGTCCTCTTAAGGAAACACGCCACTCTATTTCTGCCTGAGCACCCTCCGGTCAGTCAGCCGGGAAATACCGTCTGCCCCTTGTCTGCCCCTCAGCCCGGGCGAGGCCTGTTTGAACGAGGTCATTCAACAAATTGCGAACAATTCGAGAATCTTCGCCCAACAGATCGGCAGCCTCTGCCGTAGAAATGCTCCCTAGACGGTTGATCTCGTCAAGCAGAGTTTGTTGTTGACGGTTGCGAGCCAAGATTCCCGCACTGCCAGCTCGCATTAGAACTTCAGCTGAGAGTGCATATCGAGAGCCTCCCCGGGTCCCTTCGCGGATCAAGAGTCCCTTCGCGGTGGCCCCGGCCAAGAGTGCTGTTATGTCCACTTCAGGCATCAATTCACGCAAGCGCCTAGGAGTGACCGAGCCCTCATGATGAGCGGCAACCAAAGCTCGACGCTCTTCAAATGTGATCTGATGGTCAGTAAAGAACCTCAGCCACACTTGGTCTTCAACACTGACCAATGAATGGTTGCGCAACGTGACAGTGACCGAACTTGGGGTCGCTTCGAATATCGGGGGTCCGAGCAGCCGTGATTCCATTTCCTGGAACATTCGATTGATGCCCTCGCCATACTCCTCCACCACTTCCATTGTCTTGAGTATCTTCATTATCCGATGGTTTCGGCTGAAGTGATCATCTCGCATGTTGTCAACAGTGATGTGGCCAGGTAGTGGCCCTGGGCTCTTGATTTCGACCCGGTCATCCCAGATGGTTACGTCGACAGTAGATCCAACCAAGCCATAGTCTCGGTGAGCCAGCGCATTGACAATGGCCTCTCTCAGGGCTTCGACGGGGTATTCGGGGACAGCCTCTCTGAAGACGCCGGTTACAGCCTCGTACTGCTGAGTGTGGCCTGCTATGAAACCTAGACATTGGCCGACAACGGCAATCAGAGGTCCAGAGATCTCTTTCCTGGCTTTGGACGGTCCGGGACCAGGCCCAACCCCACTGCGTCGGACAAGCTGTACCCTTGCTCCTCCGACATGTCGGGCTGGGTCCTTGGCGAATAGCACCGCGGCGGCCTGCAAGGCCACAGCTTTCTGCGAGGATGAACCAGGCAAAGCGACTTCGAGATCGACGAGCGCCTGAGAGGTTTCGGATCGACGAGTAGACCTCTTGCCATCTGCGATTAGCGCTTTGTTGACCATTTGCAGGTCAAAGTCATCTGGTTCAAAATCGTCTAGAGCAGCTTCCTCGGCTGAGTGGCCGCTATGGGCCATGACGAATCGAGAAAATGCGTCGTTACGTAGCGGCTGCGAGTCGCCGCCAACGCGACGAAGGAGGCGACCGTCTGGGGTCGTGACGATTCGACCAGTAATCTCGGGCACCTCAGTGACGGTGAGCTCAATGTCTCCAACGGAGATAGCCCTAACCTCAACAGGCACATCACATTCGTTGGCGAATCGGGTAATCCGATCTTGAGTCCTTTGGCTGAGAGGGCAGCCAGTGATGTTCAGATCCTTATCCACGCCATGAACGATCAGTCCACCGGAGGTCATGGCCATTGCTGGAATTGCATCAAGCACGCTATTGCCTACCCCGCGTTTGAAGTCCAGACTGGCGTGCTCGATTCTGCCGAATAAGCGCCAGAACTCCTCAATAGGCAGAGTGTCAGGTATGTCGTCTAGGCGTAGCGGCCTGGGCACCCAACAAAGATATCACTATCTTTTATCCAAATGTCCATTTGTTTGTAATTTGGGCAAAAGATTGTCAAAACTTGACAATCTGGCATAAAACCCCTGGTCAGGAGTCCAAAAAAAGCAGACGGTGCGTGTCAAGTTGATAAGAAGCACCTGTTCTGGACGGGCTTCCTGTGTCGATTTTGAAGATCATTTATTTGTCTTGATACGCGACAACAATCAAACGGCGCCGCCCATATTGGTGCGGCGGGCGCCGATGGCCCAGATCAATAGGGCCAGCAGCATCAGCGGATCGAGGATCTGCCACACGGTTGCGTTGGTGAAGAAGAAGAAGTTGCAGATGAGCACCGCGATGCCCAGCCCCGCAGCCATTTCGGCTGCGCACAAGGAGGAGAGGTTGATCGATCCTGTGTCTTTCCGCTGGGCTAGAACCCGGCACCACCCGGTGTGCGCAGCCACGGTGGCGCAGGCGACGAACAGCGGGTCGACGGTGTACCAGACGTTGAAGACGTGATCGCCGAAGCCATCGGTGTACCGGTTGATCAGAATCGCCAACGCGATCAGCGACAGGAACAGGGTACGGACCCAGGGCACACGACGGGTGTTGGCCCACAGCAGCCACACGCCAACCAGGGAGAACACGAGGGGCCCGATTTGCCAGAGCTGCCAGGCCCAGCTGTCGGCCGTTTCGACATCAGGGTCGACCGCCTTCGACCGCTCAGCCCACATGAACACCGAGGTGGCCAAGATGGCCATCCCGACAATGGCGTCCAATGCCCCCAGATCGCGCCGTCGGAAGATCTGCTCGATTTTGCCCATGAAACGTTTTATCACCCGCAGGGCAATTCCCGGGAGAAACTGAGGTTAGAGGTGGTTGCTTGCTTTGAAGGCGATGCTCAGATGGCGTCGCCCACATTGGTGCGGCGGGCGGCCGAGGCCCAGACCAATAGGGACAGGATGATCAGCGGATCGAGGACGTTCCACGCGCCGCTGTCGTTGGTGAAGTAGGCATTGACGAATACCGCCACGGCCATCCCCGTGGCAATGACCGCAGCGATGAAGACGAACGGGTTGGCCGGTTCCATGCCCTGGCGCTGGGCCATAACCCGGCGCCAGCCGGTGCAGATGGCCACGGTGGCGCAGGCGATGAACAGCGGATTGACGGTGTTCCAGATATTGCCGCTGTACTTGAAGATGTCGGTGTAGTTGTTGAGCAGGTAGGCCACGGCCAAGGCCGTCAGGCACACCGTGCGCACCCACGGCACCTTGCTGGTGTTGCGCCACATCAGCCACACGCCCACGATGGCCAGCACGACGGAGCCCATCTGCCAGAGCTGCCACTTCCAGTTGTCTGGCCCCTCGGCGTTGGCGCCTACTTCGACCGATCGCTCAGCCCACATGAAGACGGCGACAGCCAGCATGCCGGCCCCGATCAGGGAGTCGATGATTCCCAGGTCCCGTCGGCGGAAGATGTGCTCAATCATGCTCATGCCATATTGAACACCCGCAGGGCGTTGTCCCGCAGGAATTTGGGCCAGACGTGGTCGCGAAATCCCACGTCGCGCATCTCGGTCATGATCCGCTCCAGCGAGAGCCCTGAGGGGAAGTAGCCGGCGTACATCACCTTGTCGGCGCCCCGGGTGTTGGCGTAGTTGATGATGGCCTTCGGGTAGTGCTTGGGGGCGAACGCCGAGGTGGAGTAGTGCAGGCCCGGCCACTTCAGCATGAGCTTGACCATGAGGTCTTCCCACGGCTCGGAACCGTGGCGGGTGACCAGTACCAGCTCGGGGAAGTCGTAGCACACCTGGTCGAGGTGCTCGACGTGCTGGGGGTTGAACGGGAACCGCGGCCCGGGCACCCCAGCGTTGATGCACATGGGGATCTCCAGCTCGCAGCACGCCGCGTAGATCGGGTACATCAGCGGTTCGTTGATGTCGACCTGGGGGTGAAGTCCGGTGGGGAAGCAGGCCGCGGCGATCACCCCCAGTTCGTCCACGGCCCGGCGCAGGTCCCGCACCGCTTGCACGCCCTGGTTGGGGTCCACCAGATAGCTGCCGTAGAGGCGGTCGGGATGCTCGGCCACCCCTCGGGTGCCCCAGGTGTCGCCGAAGTTCACCGGCAACAACCCCTTGTCGATGCCGCAGCGGTCCATCTCGGCCAGCAGGTAGGCGATGAAATCGACCGTGCCGTCCACCTGGGGCAGGTCTTTGAACATGTACGCCGCGCCGTGGCCGAAGCTGCGGCTCTCGGTGTCTTTCAGCAGCCCCTGGAAGTTGGCGTACCAGGCGTCGCGGTCAGACGGCACCCCCAGCATGAGGTCGACCACCCCGATGCTCTCAATTGGGTGAGGGGTCATGGGGTGGGTTTCGGGCTCGGGGGCCATCTAGCCCGCGAGCGTCTCGAACAGGTCGGCGTCGGTTTTGCGCAGGCGGCGGTAGTTGGCCTCCCACATCATGGGGATGAAGTACTTGTGGTACGCCTTCTTGGCCCGAGCCGCTTCGGCCTCGGGCATCTCGTGGCCGCCCACCACCTGGGCCTCGTAGTGGGCCCGGGCCGAGGTCTCATAGGCGATGGCCTTGATGGTGGCCTCCTCCAGCGAGGGGCACACAAAGCAGGCGCCGTGGTTGCCGATGAGCACCACCGACCGCTGGCCCAGCGCCTCGGCCATGCGGGGGCCGTCCACCGGGTTGTCGATGCCGTTGTCGGCGTAGTGGGCCTGCTCTTGGTAGAACAGGCAGGCGTCGGCCGAGTACAGCCCGATGTCTTTGCCGGTGGTCGACAGCACCTCCACGTAGTGGGAGTGGGTGTGGATCACCGAGTTGGCGTCGGGGCGGGCCTCGTAGAACCCGGCGTGGAACCGCACCGCAGGCGAGGCCGGAGTGTCGCCGTCGAGCAGGTTGAGCTCCATGTCGTAGCAGTTCACGTCGCTGGGCAGCGTCTCGCTGAAGTAGCCGAACGGCGACACCCAGAAGGCGTCGGCGCGCTCGGCGTCGCGCACCGACACGTGGCCCGCCACCCGGCTCTCGCATCCCTCCCGGGCCAGGATGCGCCGGGAAGCGGCCACCTGGAAGGCGGGATGGTCTTCGGTCCAGGTCTTGGTCATGGGCCTTTTCCTCCTATACCTGGATGTCGTAGAGCCGGCGGACGTTGCCCGACACGATGGCGTGGCGCACATCATCAGGGGCGTCGGCGAAGTGCTCGGCGATCACCGCTTGGCTGTGGGGCCAAGTGGACACGTGGTGGGGGAAGTCGTTGCCCCACATCATGGTCTCGGTGCCGATGATGTCGCGGGCGGCCACGCCGGTGAGGTCCCGCATGAACGTCACCCGGAAGTTCTTGCGCCAGTAGTGCGACGGCTCCTGCTCGCAATTCATGTCCTTGAGGAGCTGGGAATGGCGATGGAACCAGTAGTCGGCCCGCTCCAGCAGGTTGCCGGCCCAGCCCACGTCGTTCTCGGCCGATACGATCTTGAGATCGGGGAAGCGGTCGAACACCCCGCCGAAGATGAGGTCGAGCACCACCTCCTGGATGTCCACCGTTTGCAGCACCGAGCGGGTGGACGTGCCTTGGTCCCAGGCCTTCTTGGGGTCGCGGGTGGTGGCGGCGTGCAGGTTCACCGGCATGGAGTGCTCCACCGCCGCGGCCCACAGCGGGTCGAACGCTGGATCCTGGTAGGGGTTGTCCTCGCCGCTGACCACTGGGATCATTACCCCTTTGAGCCCCATTTCCCGGCAGCGCTTGATCTCCTTGGCGGCCCGCTCCAAGTCCACCGGCGACAAGAGGGCGATGCCCACGAAGGTGTCGGGGATCTGGCTCACGAACTCGCCGACCCAGGTGTTGTAAGCCTCGAACAGGGCCCACTGAAACTCCACGTCTTGGATGGGGTACATCTGCATGGCGATGGTGGGGTACAGCACCTCGCCGGTCACCCCGTCGGTACGCAGGGCCTCCATGCGGACCTCGGGGTCCCAGCCCACGTCGGGCACGTCCTCGTCCCAGCGGCCCTTGGCCCTCACGTTGTCGTCGGTGCGCATACACCCGGCCAGCAGCCCGATCGGGGGGAGCCGAGCCTGGTCGCACACCAGCCGGTCGGTGGTCTCCTCGTGTACCAGGCGGGGGGCCCGATCCCGAAACGCCTCCACCGTGTAGATCTGCCACAAGTCGTGGGGCTCGATCACATGCGAGTCGGCGGAGAATACGTCGAATCCGTTGTCGCTCATTGCCTCCGATGCTATGGGAAGGCTGTTGCAGCCGCCCATCGCCGGGGGGAGGGGCTGGGCAATGGGACGGGTATCGTGGCCGATGTGAGCATTTGTGCATTCATCGGACTGGGCAACATGGGCTTCCCCATGGCCGGGCACTTGGCGGCCGCCGGCCATGAGGTGCGGGTGTTCAACCGGACGGCCGCAGTGGCCGAGCGCTGGGGAGAGCAGCACGAAGGGGTGGTGACCGCTACCCCTTCGGAGGCAGCCGACGGAGCCGAGTTCGTGTTCACCTGCGTGGGGGCCGACGACGACCTGCGGGCAGTGGTGCTGGGCGACGACGGCGCCCTGACCACGATGGCCGCCGGATCGGTGCTGGTGGACCACACCACCGCATCGGCCGAAGTGGCCCGAGAGATGGCTGGTGTGTGCGCCGAGCGGGCGATCGGCTGGCTGGACGCCCCCATCTCCGGAGGACAAGCTGGGGCCGAGAATGGCGTGCTGACCGTGATGTGCGGCGGCGAGCCCGGCCACTTTGATGCCGCGAAACCGGTGATGGACGCCTACTCCTCAGCTGTAACCCTCATGGGACCAGCCGGCAGCGGCCAGCTCACCAAGATGGTCAACCAAATTTTGTGCGCTGGCGCCGTGCAGGGCGCAGCCGAGGCGCTGGCCTTCGGCGAACGGGCTGGCCTCGACATGGAGAAGGTGCTAGCCGCGGTCACCAAAGGGGCGGCCGGTTCGTGGTATCTGCAAAATCGGGGCCACACCATGGTGGCCGACGAGTTCGACTTCGGCTTCGCCATCGACTGGATGATCAAAGACCTGGGCCTAGTGGCCGACGCCGCCGCCGAGCTCAGCGCCCCCATCCCCCTCGTCGAGCTCTGCCAGCGCTACACCCAAGCAACCGCCGCCGCCGGCGAAAACCGCCTAGACACCACCGCCATCATCCGCCGCTACCGCTAGATCAGCGAGAGCTCCTGTGACCCGGCTCGGCAGGTGGTAGCGGCTTATGAGCTGAGCGATGCTGTCGTAGAGGTGCTCAGTAGAGGGACTCGCCGCCAGCATCGCCGTCGGCGTCGGTGGTGCCGCTGAGGGTGTCGAGGACGGATTGGCGGTGGGTGGTGATGCCGGCGGAGAGGGCGGCGTTGTCGGCGGTGACGGTGACGAGGCGGAAGCCTTGGGCGACTCGGGTGGGGGTGAGCGTGGGGGTGGAGTGGATGCCGGGGATAACGCCGTGGTTCTGACAGGCGGCCACGATGGCGGCCAGGGCATCGTCAAACGACGCTTCGCCGTCGTTGTTGCCGGGGGGCAGGCCCAGGCTCACCGACAGGTCGGCGGGGCCGACGTACACCGCGTCGACTCCTGGGGTGGACACAATGTCGTCCAGGTTCTCCAGGGCAGCCACCGTCTCAACCATGGGGATGCACTTCACCGCTTGGTTGGCCCCGGCGAAGTAGCCGGGGCCGTCGCGCAGCGCCACCCGGGTGGGGCCGAAGCTGCGGGATCCCTCGGGGGCGTAGCGGCACGACCGCACCGCGGCCTCGGCCTCTTCCCGGCTGTTGACCATGGGTATGATGACGCCCAGCGCCCCGGCGTCGAGCACCCGACCGATGATGCCCTGCTCGTTCCACGGCACCCGCACCACCGGGGTGGCGGTGCCCAGGTCGATGGCGACCAGCATCGCCAGTGCGTCGGAGTAGTCGGCAAAGCCGTGCTGCATGTCGATGCACACGTAATCGAAGCCGGCCCGGGACATGATCTCGCAGCTCATCGCCGT
This window of the bacterium genome carries:
- a CDS encoding VOC family protein; the protein is MPEVDGYVHGDFSWVDLCTEEPDKAKAFYSSLFGLTFRDEHDGSQVVYTLGLKDERPVLGLLEKPQEMCEMGIPNVWETYISVDNADEALAKVAPAGGTPMGPVMEPAGAGRMVVVADPTGAVVMLWEAIGQDGAELKSEHGTLCWNQLLTSDVDKALAFYSEMLGWTPVPLDMDGSVGIRHNGEMIASAGPLPAPLIPAHWAVYFAVDDCDATAAQCQELGGHVVVPPMDTPPGRMAQLVDDAGAMFWVITLNPDFSMD
- a CDS encoding amidohydrolase family protein; protein product: MAPEPETHPMTPHPIESIGVVDLMLGVPSDRDAWYANFQGLLKDTESRSFGHGAAYMFKDLPQVDGTVDFIAYLLAEMDRCGIDKGLLPVNFGDTWGTRGVAEHPDRLYGSYLVDPNQGVQAVRDLRRAVDELGVIAAACFPTGLHPQVDINEPLMYPIYAACCELEIPMCINAGVPGPRFPFNPQHVEHLDQVCYDFPELVLVTRHGSEPWEDLMVKLMLKWPGLHYSTSAFAPKHYPKAIINYANTRGADKVMYAGYFPSGLSLERIMTEMRDVGFRDHVWPKFLRDNALRVFNMA
- a CDS encoding class II aldolase/adducin family protein, with amino-acid sequence MTKTWTEDHPAFQVAASRRILAREGCESRVAGHVSVRDAERADAFWVSPFGYFSETLPSDVNCYDMELNLLDGDTPASPAVRFHAGFYEARPDANSVIHTHSHYVEVLSTTGKDIGLYSADACLFYQEQAHYADNGIDNPVDGPRMAEALGQRSVVLIGNHGACFVCPSLEEATIKAIAYETSARAHYEAQVVGGHEMPEAEAARAKKAYHKYFIPMMWEANYRRLRKTDADLFETLAG
- a CDS encoding amidohydrolase family protein — its product is MSDNGFDVFSADSHVIEPHDLWQIYTVEAFRDRAPRLVHEETTDRLVCDQARLPPIGLLAGCMRTDDNVRAKGRWDEDVPDVGWDPEVRMEALRTDGVTGEVLYPTIAMQMYPIQDVEFQWALFEAYNTWVGEFVSQIPDTFVGIALLSPVDLERAAKEIKRCREMGLKGVMIPVVSGEDNPYQDPAFDPLWAAAVEHSMPVNLHAATTRDPKKAWDQGTSTRSVLQTVDIQEVVLDLIFGGVFDRFPDLKIVSAENDVGWAGNLLERADYWFHRHSQLLKDMNCEQEPSHYWRKNFRVTFMRDLTGVAARDIIGTETMMWGNDFPHHVSTWPHSQAVIAEHFADAPDDVRHAIVSGNVRRLYDIQV
- a CDS encoding NAD(P)-dependent oxidoreductase; translation: MSICAFIGLGNMGFPMAGHLAAAGHEVRVFNRTAAVAERWGEQHEGVVTATPSEAADGAEFVFTCVGADDDLRAVVLGDDGALTTMAAGSVLVDHTTASAEVAREMAGVCAERAIGWLDAPISGGQAGAENGVLTVMCGGEPGHFDAAKPVMDAYSSAVTLMGPAGSGQLTKMVNQILCAGAVQGAAEALAFGERAGLDMEKVLAAVTKGAAGSWYLQNRGHTMVADEFDFGFAIDWMIKDLGLVADAAAELSAPIPLVELCQRYTQATAAAGENRLDTTAIIRRYR
- a CDS encoding aldolase/citrate lyase family protein; its protein translation is MSDAATTSHPLAEAFTSGRSALGAWAGLPTAMSCEIMSRAGFDYVCIDMQHGFADYSDALAMLVAIDLGTATPVVRVPWNEQGIIGRVLDAGALGVIIPMVNSREEAEAAVRSCRYAPEGSRSFGPTRVALRDGPGYFAGANQAVKCIPMVETVAALENLDDIVSTPGVDAVYVGPADLSVSLGLPPGNNDGEASFDDALAAIVAACQNHGVIPGIHSTPTLTPTRVAQGFRLVTVTADNAALSAGITTHRQSVLDTLSGTTDADGDAGGESLY